CAGGTCTGAAGGCGCTAAGCGTGAGAAAGAAAAAATTCGCTGAAGCACATGCACGTGCTTATGATGCAATAAGGAAAATCTCAAAAAAACCTGTAGGCATAATATATGCAAATGGCGACGTACAGCCTCACACCGCTGAAGATGCTGGAGCCAAAGACACAATGACATATGTTCAGAGGTACTCGTTCTTTGATTCTATAATCAATGGTGACATGAAGGACTACAACCAAAATATAGCAGATTCATCCGAAGAACCTACTGATGATTTCAGAACGGACATGAAAAACAAGCTTGACTGGATAGGAGTAAACTATTACAGCAGGGATGTCGTGCAGAGTGACGGTAATCCATGGAAGGTCATGCAGGGATACGGCTATGCAACGGGCAACAGAAACAAGTCGCTTGACGGGCGTTCAGTTAGTGAAGCGGGCTGGGAAGTCTACCCTGACGGAATTTACAACCTCCTGATGGAATACCACAAGAAGTACCATATGCCCATGTTCATAACGGAAAATGGCATTGCAGACTACAATGATACCCTGAGACCAAGGTATATAGTTTCTCACATAGACAGGATAGAGAAAGCCATAAGCAAGGGGATTAGGGTCAATGGATATTTTCACTGGGCTTTAACTGACAACTACGAATGGGCAAACGGCTTTCAAATGCACTTTGGAATATACGGTTTCGATCCCGTAACAAAACAGCGCCGGCTTAGACCCAGCGCATTTGTCCTGAAAAGCATAATAGAAAACGAAGGAGTTCCGGAAGAACAGAGATGGATGGCAGAAGAAAAGATCTGATGGATGGCTTCATAGCTGTCTCATTTTATAAAACTTTCCTTTTCCTCAAGCACGAAAAAATTTCAGTTTAAAAAAGAAGCACTCCAGAACTTCGTGGAAAGGGTACGTGTTAAATTTTGTGTCAACAAACTTTCCAGATTCTCTGGAGATTTTATGCTTTCCACTCCGGGTATCTCAAACACCTGTAATAGTGATTCTTACCCTCTAACTTGACGAGATCAGGATGGGAGACTTCACATTCACCTGTCATGTACGGGCATCGGCTACTGAATTGGCAGCCCGGATATGACGGGTCAAAATTTGTAGGCATGCCTTTCAGTTTAATTCCATCATACCTTTTCACTCCGATCCTAGGAATGCTCTTCAGAAGCAGGTAATTGTAAGGGTGGGCCGGCTCATTAAGCATGAGTTCTCGATCCCCATGTTCAGTGATCTCACCTGCGTACATCATGGCTATTTGATCAGAAATTTCATACAGAATTGAGAGATCATGCGTGATAAGTACCATTGTCAGCTGCTTTTTTCTTTGAATGTTCTTAAGATCAACCAGGATATCATGTTCTACCAGGACGTCGAGGCCGGTGGTTGGTTCATCCAGGATTACAAGCTTTGGGGACATAACTAGGGCCATTGCAATAACAACCCTCTGCTTCATACCTCCGCTCAGCTCATGAGGATAATTGATCAAAATATTCTTGTTGAGTCGGACGAGAGTAAGAACCTCTGAGACTTTTGATGAGCCTTCAGAAGGATCAACACCGTGGGCCACGAATACATCTTCAAACTGATCACCAATACGCTTAACGGGATTTAAGGCGTTCATCGCTGCCTGCGGGATAAAACTGATTTCAACTCCTCTTATTTTTCTGAGCTCATTTTTAGGCATCTTCAGAAGGTCTTTATTATCGTACATCACCTCTCCGTTAAGGACTTCACCGGGGTACTTTAGCGAATTATACACCGATTGAGCAAGTGTACTTTTCCCAGAACCCGATTCTCCTGCGATTCCAAAAATAACACCTTGATCTACAGAAAGACTTAGATCGGAGATTATGGTCGAGATCCCTCCCTCCCCATGATATCCGACGGAGAGGTTCCTTACATCAAGGATGGTTCCCATAATTGCTCACCTCTATCTTCTTGAAAGGATCGGGTGCGGCTTCCATCAAACGCCTTGTGTAGTCATCCTGAGGTCTCTTTACAACATCCTGCGTATATCCAGATTCAACGACCTTTCCCTTATTCAAAACATACAATCGATCCGTTATCATGCTGACAGTGTTAAGATCGTGCGTGATGTAAACTATGCTTATTCCCATAGTATTTCTTATGTAAACGAGAAGATCAAGTATCTCTACCCTTAGAGAGACGTCGAGCATGGAAACGGGCTCATCAGCAATCAGGATCTCAGGTTCCAGGGCAAGTGCACGAGCCATGTAAACTCTCTGTCTCTGGCCACCGGAGAGCTGGTGTGGATATTTTTGTTTATATTGCTCCGGAGGATTCAGTCTTACATCAGTGAGCAGTTCTGAAACTCTTTCGCTGACATTTCCCTTATAGCCGGATATAAGAAGAGGCCTCTTTATGTGCCATTCAACAGAGTGATTTGGATCAAGAGAAGCGTAAGGATCCTGAAAAACCATCTGAACGTTTCCCCTATACTCTTTTAATTTCTTACCCTTGTAAGGCGTTATATCATCACCCTTATAGAAAATCTTGCCGGATGTAGGGCGGTATAAAAATACCAGCGTCCTTGCCAGAGTGCTTTTCCCACTTCCACTGGCACCCACTATGCCAAGTATCTCCTTTTCTCTTAGTTCAATGTTTACATCGATCAAAGCTCTGATTTTTTCCTGTTTGGTAAGACTCTTTCTTACGTCAAAAGTTTTTGATAAGTTTTGCGTATACAAAATACTCACGATTCAACCTTCCTTACTTTTTTCTTTCCGTAGACCCTGAGCGATGGATTTGCAATCTGATCCATTCCAAAGTTCAGCAGAATGAACGCAAACATCAATACAGAGATCATGATCGCTGGGGGAAGAATCCACCACCATTCGCCGACGAGATAAGCCTCATTGTTTATGGCCCAGTAAAGCATTGTCCCCCAGTTCACCTGCTGAAGGTTACCAACGCCTAAATATTCCACAAATGTGAGTCCCATGGTTCCGTACATGGCAGTGAAGAAGAAATTGGAGACGATAACAGGCATTATTGATTTTATTATCTGCCTGAAAATGATATTTAGTCTATTCTCGCCAATAAGTATGGAGGATAGAATGAAATCTCTCTTTCCCACCGACAAGGTGACAGAACGGAAAGTTCTAGCACCAAAAGCCCATCCCGTAATAACAAGGATAATTATGGTAGGAACGTAGCCAAGATTCTGCCGCATTCCAAGAAAGTACGAACCGAAAAGCATTATTAACAGAACTCCCGGGACGACGAGGAATATATTGACAACTCCATTGATTATCTCATTGACCCTCTTCGAGGCAAATCCAGAAAGAACACCAACAAAAATGGAAATCATCGTTCCGAAAATTCCAACGGAAAAGCCTATCATCAGAGTTGGAGCAGCGCCCGCTAGAAGCTGGGAAAAAACATCCTGTCCATATACCGTAGTACCGAGCAAGTTAACGCCGCTGGGCGGCAGAGATTTAGGGAAGAGGTAAGCATTTGGGCTGAACGGGGTATAAAAAATACCAACAACAGCGAAAACAAGGATTGAAACAAGAAGAAAGAAGCCTGCCTTCGCCTTGTTATTCTGGAGAAGGACCGAAAGCGGACTGTAGAGTTTCCTTAAAAGAGAGATTATGCTGTTATTCGAGATTTTGTTTGGCAAGTCTGATCCGTCTTTGAGACCATCCAAGTCATTCACCTTCCTGCTTTATCCTCGGATCGAGAAAGCCATAGAGTATATCAACCACGAGGTTACCCACCAGCACAGCTATTATGACCATAAGGAATATCCCCTGCAAAAGCGGGTAATCAAGATTATCTATGGCAGTGATCATGTACAAGCCAACACCAGGATATGAAAATATGGATTCCTCTATTATGACCCCGCTTACTGATAAACCGATAGACATGGAAAATCCTGTCAGGTTCGGCAGTATTGCATTTCTGTATGCTATTCTCTTTAACTGATAATCCTTCATGCCAAGATTCTCGGAAAAATTTATGTAATCGCTGTTGACGTTCGGAATTATGTTATTCCGCATACCAAGAACCCACCCCCCGAGGGATGTAAGCATTATCGTAGCTACCGGAAGTACAGCGTGGTAGAGCACGCTTATGATAAAAGGGGCATTGAATCCCATGTTTACGCTTGAAGAATATGCTCCTCCAATAGGAAAAAGCTTGCCGTAGACTGAGAATATGTCAAGCATGATGAAGGCGAGAACAAATGCCGGGAACGCAGCCATGAACATGGCGAAAAGGTCAACGGCCAGGTCCTTCGAGGTGTTACGATTCATTCCCGCATATCGTCCCAGTCTGTTTCCTATGAAAAAGGATAGTGTTATGGACGAGATCACAAGGAAAAGTGTCCAGGGGAGAGCCTCGGCAAGAATTGTTGCAACTGGAACTGGGTAATAAGCGATCGAAACCCCAAGATTACCGTGAAAAAGATCGATTACATAGGTGAAGAACTGAACGTATATCGGTTTATTTGATATCCCGTATTCAACTTCTAGTTGATGGAGATATGTCAAATTTATGGAGCCGCCTCCTTCTCTCAGGACATCTTCATAAACTGTGTAAGCAGGGTCACCCGGAATAAGCCTAGGCAAAACAAAATTAAGGATCAAGGCCCCAAAAAAAACTATTAAAAAAACAGTAAGTTTTTTTAGTATATATTTTACAGGAAGCGACGTTCTAACCACCAAATTAAAGAATGATATTTAATCATTCTTTCTCTTTTGCTTTTTGTTGTTTAGGTAGAGAACAGAGCCTATTGCTACAACTGCGACCACAACGCCGACAGCAATATAGTCATAGGTTAACGGACTAATTCCTTTATTAGGTGTAGCAGAGGTGTTCAGTGGATACAGGTGAAGCATCACAACTTCAGACGGCCCTGGGTACCATGGAACAGGTATCCAGAACGGATTCGAGGCATTCGGCCATCCACCTATTGAAGTATTCACGTATTCATACCACTGAGCAGAGTAGACCAGAGGAATCATAGGCATCTGTTCCGTAACGATTGTTACCATGTGGTTTATATCGCTCTTTTGGTAGGTCAGATTTCCTGTAAGCGTGTAGTTGTTGTAGTAAGTCATAAAATTAGTTGAGGAATAATTCCACCTCTCCTCATTGATATATGAAGTATTTCCAATGGGGACAATGTTGCCAATGAAGCCGCCATAATCATAATATGGCGTAGGTCCAACTCCTGTAACTGTATCAAGTGCCATTTGGTAATTTCCGTCAGATATGTCGCTTGCTATAACGCTTGAAGTGGGTGTTGTCGTTGTAATGGTGAGTCCGATCGCCTTGAGATCTTTTGCAATGATGGTTATGTCCGTATCCCAGTCAGTGTAACCCGCCACAGACATCAAGTTCAAATCAGGAACTACAGTTCCGTTAGGGGCAGTGAGCTGACCCTTTGAATTGAGTTTATATCCGTGGTCTGATAGTATGCTTAGTGCGAGAGTAACGTTGTATTCTGCAAATTTGTTGGCCAAATTCGTGTTAGACGTGTTAAGATACGACATCTGCTGCTGCAGTATATTCGCGCCATTTGCGGGTGTCTCGTATCCATATTCTCCGATGTTGTCTATAGCTGTTCTATTGATAGCCACACTCAGTGCTTCTCTGAAGAATGTCTGGTTAAGCGGGTAGATGAGGTTATTCAGGACTATGGTAGTCTGTTGCCCCGGAGGATACCAGTATTTGTTATGCGCGGGATTATTGGCTGTAAATAATTGAGTCACGTTTGGTTCAAAGACAGAGGCCCATTCGACCTTACCCTCCGCCAAAGCGAGTGCAAGTGCACTGTTGCTGGTATAATCAACATAGACTACGTTTGTAATTTTTGGTTCATTTGGTTGCCAGTAATGAGGATTTTTCGTAAGCACTATCTTTTGAGGACTGAAGCTCTGCAGTATATATGGTCCAGTTCCTATCGGATCTGTAACTATCTGACTTTGGGGATCAGGAACGCCGTTAGATGTTGCATTTTCCCATGTCTCGTTTACCGGGAAAATAACCTGTGATCCGATATAGAAGAGATACTGGGTCTGTGGTGAAGTGAATTTGAACGAGACCTGGTATGGACCTACGGCGGTAATGTTGCTTATAACTGGCCATGAACCAAGAGCTTTCTTTTCAAGATTAAAGGTATAAACAACATCTTGTGAGTTGAAGGGAGCACCATTGCTATAAGTTACATTATGACGCAATGTGATGTTAAGGTACATGCCATTAGGGCTAAACTTATACGACGTTCCCAACCAGGGCAGTACAGTTCCATTGTATGTATTTATCTGGAACAACGGCTCAAAAATGAATCCCATAATCCCAGCAGGAGTTGTCCATACGTTGAACGGGTTAAAATTATCCACGAACGCGGCAGTTGGTCCCGGGGAGAGATACAGCGTACTCTGGTTGCTCGCAGTTGCTGCATTTGTCACAGTCGATGAGTGCGCGACAGACGAATGCCCACCGAAAACGACAAATCCAGACAAAACCATAATCAACGCAATTGCTACTGCAATTTTTCGTTTACTACTTATTATTGTCATTACTCGATTCATCCAATGGGTATATTTATAGTTTGAGCATTTTAATATACTTAGGAATGTAGTATAGGATACAACAGCGAAATTTACAGCCTCTTCAAAAATACAGTCTCTAGCTGGGATAATCATTCTTAAAACATAGCAAATTTGCAAGAAGAGAGAGATGTTTCATTAACTTTAGAGAAATTAATGGAGAGTACACAAGTATCGGCTTGGGACTCTTTTTTGAGTGGTTTTAATAAGACTGAGTTTTGTCGCTAATAAAGTCATTCATCATTTTTATAAGATCTATGAGCAGAACATCTTCGTCACTAAAAGAGAAACCAGATCGGGAGTAAATTATGTATTTGTTGTTTCTTCTCTCTTTGTACCAAGGAAAAAGTTCAGATTTCTTAATGAGCTCATTTAGTGTATCGCGTCCAACTTTCCTGTTAGTCCATTTAGATTCGGAAAAATACACGGTGGACGAACGAGAATCAACCGCTACAGCGTCTATCTCAGTTTCTCTGAACCACCATCTCCCTATATCTGTGGCAAAAATTTTTTTTGTTCTAACCATGGTTGCTATATGTTCAATACAAATGTCTTCGAATATTTTGGAAACATATTCATCTAATCCTTTCATAATTACGTCAGAAACCGCATCCGAAAGCCCAAACTCTATCATAGGTACTTTATCTCTGATAAACTTAAACCAGAACCTGAAAAAATTGTCCGCAATTCTGTATCTAGTTCGACCCCGTTTGCCGAATTCAAATATGGGGTAACGTCTTTCGACTATATCTAGGCCTTCCGTAAGGTAGTGCATATATTTGGGTATCTCAGTCTGGTTTATCCCTGCCTTGTTAGCAATTTCGGACAATGTAGAAGCTCCAGAAGCCATATTTTCAAGAATATCCATGTAACGCATGGGCTCTCTAGTATTTTCGGAAAGGATGAAGGATGGCTCCTGAAAAAGCAAGCTCATTTTGTTCAGCATGGAGGTCTTTAAGTTTCTCTTTAGCGTCAGTTTTGGATCATAGTTCAGGAGATACATAGGTGTTCCTCCATAAACAGAAAATGCCCTCACCATATCCTGTGGACCAATGTCCTTAAAAAAAGGAATAGCGCCCTTGAAACTCAGAGACTTCATTTTCAGTTGTGCGGTTCTCCTCCCGTAAAGTGGAGAGGAGTGGGAAAGGAGATCAGATTCTATTACGCCAACAGCAGAACCGGTTAAAATAAGCTTGATCTGACTTTTGCTTAGAGTCTGATCCCATAATGCCTGGAGCTCAATGTTCAAGTCTTTATCAAGATCGATACCTCTTTGAAATTCATCTAGTACAACTAAAATTTTCCTAGATTGTGAAATCTGAGACAACAAAACAAAGAACTCCCTAAAGCTCTTTATTGAAGGTTTAACTGGAAGTGCCCCTGCATGGTACATTGTTTCGGAAAAATTGTTCAGAAGACGATTCAAATTAAAACTATCGAACAAGAAATAAAGTCCTGAGTACTTCCTAATCAGATGATAACACAACTCTGTCTTTCCTATCCTTCTACGGCCATATAAGACAACTAATGAGGCGCCTTCTGATTGGTATATTTTGTCAATTGTGCTTATTTCATCTTCTCGGTCCAGGAACATGATAATTATACTCATAATACTTAGTATTATAATAATATATTCTTACCTACGATCTCAAGGATACTCTGAGAGTTTCACAAAGAATAAAATAGCAGTCTTCTGACAAAAGGAACAGAGATACATAACTACATCCCGCATCTTTGCTAAATATTAAGAAAATTATATCACGGTTCCACTACATTTTGCAATTTAATAAACTCAGGAGGCATGCTGATATTGAAACTATTGATTCCAGCTTGCATGAACAAGTATGCTCACAAAAACATTATCATGTATCATTTCTCTTGCTACTGAGGTCGTATTCCCCTTTGAGTAGAAACATCGCTATGATTATTATGGCGAGATAAAAAATAATGGGAAACGGGGTGTATGCTGTTCCGCACGTTCCCATTGATGAAGGATAAAATATCCTCTGAAAAATCAATGCCATTGGTACGAATAGAGATATTATAAGAAAAATAGGAAGGCCAACAAGAAGCATCCTTTTGCTCTTAATGGTAAACGGCAAAACAAAGAGTGTGAATATCAACGCAGGTACAAGAAAAGAAACGAGGAGATATGGATTCAAACTTATCCCTGAAGGACCATAATTAATATACATCCCAAAAGCTGCACTATCTACTAGCGCAGTCATTGCTAAAGAACCAGCGAATATAGATCTATTAACGTTAGCCTTGTCAATTTTAAACATAAAGAACGCAGTGATGGCGCTTGTTATTAAAAGAAAGACCATCGAAAATCTTCCAGGCTGAGCAAGCAGTAAAATAACGCCTCCAGCAGAAATCGCCAACATCAACCAAAAAAGGCCGACAAATGTATCTATCGACACATTTCCAAGTGGTCCAATGTTCCCTATTTTACGAGAAACAGACATTAACGGGATGAGTTGAGAAGCTGCCTTTCCATATTCATTTAGGGAGTACCTGTTACCGTTTTTATTTAGCATTGGAAAAAGGACTTTAAGGTGGTAATTCAGAAGACCAGTAGAAATATTCATCTCATTCAGTATCTCTGTGTAGGTCATACTTTCATTTTTCTCTAATAATTGAATTATCATGATCCTGTTTTTATCTCCTATAGCTTTAATAATTTCATTTTGCGCCATGTTGAAATGGCATGTTTTTCTGAAATAAAGTCTTATTCGAAAAGAGTTATTGTCAATTCATTTTCAAAGCCGAAATCCTAGGGAAATCTTCACAATTTTGGAAAATCTTCTTATATAGTCATATCATCTTAAATTATGGTAACAATACTAGGTTCAATAGATAACGCTTGGAAACGGGGACATACGACTAACATACATCACCTAATATTCACCGAAGATTCTATATTGATATTTGATGTGATGAACAAAAAATATATCAGGAAGGAAACAAGAGATTACCTTCTCTCTGATCCGTTAACCCTAGTTCCTAACACAGCTGTCGAATCTTATGGCACATACAAAGATTCAAAGATTATACATAAAGAGATCATTGACCAGGCAATATCCGATGGTCTTCAAATCGAGAAAAATATAGAAGGCGAAATCACAAAGAACCCACCTGATTTCCAACAAATTAACTATGTCGATATAAAGAGCATAACACTTTCTCAGGGTAAATTTCTTGAGTTACCCTCATTAGACATTTCCACGAATTCAGATAACCTCAAATACAAACTGATGCACAATAATTATGAAAAGCTAGCCCATTTAGACGAGGAAACATTCAATAAATATACAGATACTCTGAAAAAAGCAATAGGAGACCGAGTGAAAACATTAGACTGATCCATTAAACAGACAAAGATATAGTTTAATATTGACATTAATTGTTGTTATTCTGGTCTATATATATTAGATTAGTGGACATATATGCCCGTGAATTTGTGATGCTTAGGCAAACTGTTATCAATGTTTTTCATGAGTATAGTATTTTTCCAAGAATTGCTTAAGAATCTCGTCAGGATAGAGTGCGAATGCCCAGATAGGGTACAAGAAGAGATTTATACCGTTATATTCCCTGGCTTCAAAACTGTCCATGTTAAGAATAATACCTGAATCTAAGTTAAGCTTACTTAAAGAATTTGCAATTGCCTTATAATCTATGTTTCCATTTTTCACCTCGACAGCAATCACGTTGCCATTTAGTGTTTTCACAAAATCAATCTCTGTTGATCCATCTCTGAAGTACATGTCAGTTGACAGGAAAAACTGAGCAGCATTCTCCAAGACATATGGAAATGACTCGTCATGTTCGGATGGCTCGACTGCATAGGTAAACGCTGTGCTGTATGGATAGACCTTTTTTAATTTTCTTGAGCTTGAAAAATTTCCAGGTCTGAAATTGCTGACAAGCCGAATGATGAACGAGTACTCGAGGAAGGAAATAAAATTTCCAATGGTAGTACGGCTTCTTCCAAGCGTTGAAGAAAGTTTGTCAATGTTAATGATCATCCCAGGATTATGAAGAAAGATTTCAACAAGCTTCTTAAGAAGTTGAATATCTCTAATACCAAATTCCTGCGGAATATCGAAGTAGATAACTCGATCTAGAACAATGCTTCTTATATATTCAGAGATCTTCCATTGATTATTCTCGTTAATCAACTCAGGAAACCCGCCTTTCTTCAGATATTCAAAAAATAGCGGTTTCAACGTTTCACCTGCCAGCTTGAGTTTGTCGATTGAAACCTCGTAGCCCTTTAAGTGCAAGAAATCTCTAAATGAGATCGGATCGATTTTTAATTTAAAAATTCGACCTGCAAGGGTTTCGGATGATCTTTTGGACGCGTTGAGCGATGCTGATCCGGATACGGTGAATTTAAGGCCCGGATAGAGGTCATAATATATTTTCAGTTTATTCTCCCAGTCTTTGACTTTTTGTATTTCGTCAAGAAAAATGTATACGCTGTGTGCGTTGAAGACCGGGATATTCAATATCTTCTCAAAATAACTAGTCAGAACGTCATCGAAATCACCTGATAAATCGTCGAACGAGAAATAGAAAATATATCTGGGATCTATGTTCTTTTGAAGTAGGCGAGAAATCAACTGATACATAATTGTTGTTTTGCCTACCCTCCGCAATCCATATATTATGGTAATACGCCGGTCGGTGAGAAGTTCACCAGCGAGTTTATATTCATTTCTGACAAACGTTTTAGCCAGTTCATTTCGTACCTTTCCAGATACCCACCATTCATTGAATCTGGCCAGGAGCTTTTCTTCCATACGTACATCATATTATACGAATATATCAATTATTCGTCTATTATAGTAAGCGAATATCATGACTGAATTGATCTTAATCCTCATTTATTTACAGGGTGGAAGGTCTCTTCTAT
The genomic region above belongs to Thermoplasmatales archaeon and contains:
- a CDS encoding glycoside hydrolase family 1 protein, with amino-acid sequence MLPKGFKVGFSEAGFQFEMGLSDPDTNSDWYQWVHDRRNIEKRLVSGDFPENGPAYWDLFRTDHDNAKRMGMNSARLGVEWSRIFPKSTESVNVDIEEDGSDLIAVDISEKDLEKLDKLANHSALEHYTEIFSDFKSKMDYLIINLYHWTVPLWINNPDGNGDGIYGRPMGGGFEQRQAIEFSKFASYIAWKFDELADSWCTMNEPNMVFLGCSHDTGLKALSVRKKKFAEAHARAYDAIRKISKKPVGIIYANGDVQPHTAEDAGAKDTMTYVQRYSFFDSIINGDMKDYNQNIADSSEEPTDDFRTDMKNKLDWIGVNYYSRDVVQSDGNPWKVMQGYGYATGNRNKSLDGRSVSEAGWEVYPDGIYNLLMEYHKKYHMPMFITENGIADYNDTLRPRYIVSHIDRIEKAISKGIRVNGYFHWALTDNYEWANGFQMHFGIYGFDPVTKQRRLRPSAFVLKSIIENEGVPEEQRWMAEEKI
- a CDS encoding ABC transporter ATP-binding protein, which translates into the protein MGTILDVRNLSVGYHGEGGISTIISDLSLSVDQGVIFGIAGESGSGKSTLAQSVYNSLKYPGEVLNGEVMYDNKDLLKMPKNELRKIRGVEISFIPQAAMNALNPVKRIGDQFEDVFVAHGVDPSEGSSKVSEVLTLVRLNKNILINYPHELSGGMKQRVVIAMALVMSPKLVILDEPTTGLDVLVEHDILVDLKNIQRKKQLTMVLITHDLSILYEISDQIAMMYAGEITEHGDRELMLNEPAHPYNYLLLKSIPRIGVKRYDGIKLKGMPTNFDPSYPGCQFSSRCPYMTGECEVSHPDLVKLEGKNHYYRCLRYPEWKA
- a CDS encoding ATP-binding cassette domain-containing protein, coding for MSILYTQNLSKTFDVRKSLTKQEKIRALIDVNIELREKEILGIVGASGSGKSTLARTLVFLYRPTSGKIFYKGDDITPYKGKKLKEYRGNVQMVFQDPYASLDPNHSVEWHIKRPLLISGYKGNVSERVSELLTDVRLNPPEQYKQKYPHQLSGGQRQRVYMARALALEPEILIADEPVSMLDVSLRVEILDLLVYIRNTMGISIVYITHDLNTVSMITDRLYVLNKGKVVESGYTQDVVKRPQDDYTRRLMEAAPDPFKKIEVSNYGNHP
- a CDS encoding ABC transporter permease yields the protein MDGLKDGSDLPNKISNNSIISLLRKLYSPLSVLLQNNKAKAGFFLLVSILVFAVVGIFYTPFSPNAYLFPKSLPPSGVNLLGTTVYGQDVFSQLLAGAAPTLMIGFSVGIFGTMISIFVGVLSGFASKRVNEIINGVVNIFLVVPGVLLIMLFGSYFLGMRQNLGYVPTIIILVITGWAFGARTFRSVTLSVGKRDFILSSILIGENRLNIIFRQIIKSIMPVIVSNFFFTAMYGTMGLTFVEYLGVGNLQQVNWGTMLYWAINNEAYLVGEWWWILPPAIMISVLMFAFILLNFGMDQIANPSLRVYGKKKVRKVES
- a CDS encoding ABC transporter permease, with the translated sequence MPRLIPGDPAYTVYEDVLREGGGSINLTYLHQLEVEYGISNKPIYVQFFTYVIDLFHGNLGVSIAYYPVPVATILAEALPWTLFLVISSITLSFFIGNRLGRYAGMNRNTSKDLAVDLFAMFMAAFPAFVLAFIMLDIFSVYGKLFPIGGAYSSSVNMGFNAPFIISVLYHAVLPVATIMLTSLGGWVLGMRNNIIPNVNSDYINFSENLGMKDYQLKRIAYRNAILPNLTGFSMSIGLSVSGVIIEESIFSYPGVGLYMITAIDNLDYPLLQGIFLMVIIAVLVGNLVVDILYGFLDPRIKQEGE
- a CDS encoding ABC transporter substrate-binding protein — encoded protein: MTIISSKRKIAVAIALIMVLSGFVVFGGHSSVAHSSTVTNAATASNQSTLYLSPGPTAAFVDNFNPFNVWTTPAGIMGFIFEPLFQINTYNGTVLPWLGTSYKFSPNGMYLNITLRHNVTYSNGAPFNSQDVVYTFNLEKKALGSWPVISNITAVGPYQVSFKFTSPQTQYLFYIGSQVIFPVNETWENATSNGVPDPQSQIVTDPIGTGPYILQSFSPQKIVLTKNPHYWQPNEPKITNVVYVDYTSNSALALALAEGKVEWASVFEPNVTQLFTANNPAHNKYWYPPGQQTTIVLNNLIYPLNQTFFREALSVAINRTAIDNIGEYGYETPANGANILQQQMSYLNTSNTNLANKFAEYNVTLALSILSDHGYKLNSKGQLTAPNGTVVPDLNLMSVAGYTDWDTDITIIAKDLKAIGLTITTTTPTSSVIASDISDGNYQMALDTVTGVGPTPYYDYGGFIGNIVPIGNTSYINEERWNYSSTNFMTYYNNYTLTGNLTYQKSDINHMVTIVTEQMPMIPLVYSAQWYEYVNTSIGGWPNASNPFWIPVPWYPGPSEVVMLHLYPLNTSATPNKGISPLTYDYIAVGVVVAVVAIGSVLYLNNKKQKRKND
- a CDS encoding ATP-binding protein, which produces MSIIIMFLDREDEISTIDKIYQSEGASLVVLYGRRRIGKTELCYHLIRKYSGLYFLFDSFNLNRLLNNFSETMYHAGALPVKPSIKSFREFFVLLSQISQSRKILVVLDEFQRGIDLDKDLNIELQALWDQTLSKSQIKLILTGSAVGVIESDLLSHSSPLYGRRTAQLKMKSLSFKGAIPFFKDIGPQDMVRAFSVYGGTPMYLLNYDPKLTLKRNLKTSMLNKMSLLFQEPSFILSENTREPMRYMDILENMASGASTLSEIANKAGINQTEIPKYMHYLTEGLDIVERRYPIFEFGKRGRTRYRIADNFFRFWFKFIRDKVPMIEFGLSDAVSDVIMKGLDEYVSKIFEDICIEHIATMVRTKKIFATDIGRWWFRETEIDAVAVDSRSSTVYFSESKWTNRKVGRDTLNELIKKSELFPWYKERRNNKYIIYSRSGFSFSDEDVLLIDLIKMMNDFISDKTQSY
- a CDS encoding winged helix-turn-helix domain-containing protein produces the protein MAQNEIIKAIGDKNRIMIIQLLEKNESMTYTEILNEMNISTGLLNYHLKVLFPMLNKNGNRYSLNEYGKAASQLIPLMSVSRKIGNIGPLGNVSIDTFVGLFWLMLAISAGGVILLLAQPGRFSMVFLLITSAITAFFMFKIDKANVNRSIFAGSLAMTALVDSAAFGMYINYGPSGISLNPYLLVSFLVPALIFTLFVLPFTIKSKRMLLVGLPIFLIISLFVPMALIFQRIFYPSSMGTCGTAYTPFPIIFYLAIIIIAMFLLKGEYDLSSKRNDT
- a CDS encoding ATP-binding protein — its product is MEEKLLARFNEWWVSGKVRNELAKTFVRNEYKLAGELLTDRRITIIYGLRRVGKTTIMYQLISRLLQKNIDPRYIFYFSFDDLSGDFDDVLTSYFEKILNIPVFNAHSVYIFLDEIQKVKDWENKLKIYYDLYPGLKFTVSGSASLNASKRSSETLAGRIFKLKIDPISFRDFLHLKGYEVSIDKLKLAGETLKPLFFEYLKKGGFPELINENNQWKISEYIRSIVLDRVIYFDIPQEFGIRDIQLLKKLVEIFLHNPGMIINIDKLSSTLGRSRTTIGNFISFLEYSFIIRLVSNFRPGNFSSSRKLKKVYPYSTAFTYAVEPSEHDESFPYVLENAAQFFLSTDMYFRDGSTEIDFVKTLNGNVIAVEVKNGNIDYKAIANSLSKLNLDSGIILNMDSFEAREYNGINLFLYPIWAFALYPDEILKQFLEKYYTHEKH